The Raphanus sativus cultivar WK10039 chromosome 2, ASM80110v3, whole genome shotgun sequence genome includes a region encoding these proteins:
- the LOC130508179 gene encoding proteasome subunit beta type-6-like: protein MDLNLDAPHSMGTTIIGVTYNGGVVLGADSRTSTGMYVANRASDKITQLTDNVYVCRSGSAADSQVVSDYVRYFLHQHTIQLGQPATVKVSANLIRMLAYNNKNMLQTGLIVGGWDKYEGGKIYGIPLGGTVVEQPFAIGGSGSSYLYGFFDQAWKENMTKEEAEQLVVKAVSLAIARDGASGGVVRTVIINSEGVTRNFYPGDKLQLWHEELEPQNSLLDILNATGPEPMAM, encoded by the exons ATGGATCTCAATCTCGATGCGCCGCACTCTATGGGGACGACCATCATCGGCGTCACTTACAATGGTGGTGTCGTTCTCGGAGCTGACTCACGTACCAGCACCG GGATGTACGTGGCGAATCGGGCTTCAGACAAGATCACACAACTAACAGACAATGTCTACGTCTGCCGTTCTGGTTCG gCTGCTGATTCTCAGGTTGTATCGGACTATGTCCGCTACTTCCTTCACCAGCATAC AATCCAGCTCGGACAGCCTGCCACTGTAAAGGTTTCTGCCAACCTTATCAGGATGCTCGCATATAATAACAAG AACATGCTGCAAACTGGCCTCATAGTTGGGGGCTGGGATAAGTATGAAGGCGGCAAGATCTACGGGATCCCTCTCGGTGGAACTGTAGTGGAGCAACCGTTCGCTATTGGag GCTCTGGCTCGAGTTACCTTTACGGGTTCTTTGATCAGGCGTGGAAAGAAAACATGACCAAAGAAGAAGCCGAG CAACTTGTTGTGAAGGCGGTTTCACTAGCCATCGCCCGTGATGGAGCCAGTGGAGGTGTTGTACGGACGGTCATA ATAAACTCAGAGGGAGTGACAAGAAACTTCTACCCTGGGGATAAGTTGCAGCTTTGGCACGAGGAGTTGGAGCCCCAAAACTCCTTGTTAGACATCCTGAACGCTACTGGTCCTGAACCAATGGCCATGTGA
- the LOC108820022 gene encoding flowering-promoting factor 1-like protein 1, protein MSGVWVFNKNGVMRLVENPYNQSAGDSSESSSSGGSQQQRMRRKILVHLPTSEVVSSYGSLERILKGLGWERYYYGDNADHLLQFHKKTSIDLISLPRDFSKFNSIHMYDIVVKNPNVFHVRDM, encoded by the coding sequence ATGTCTGGTGTGTGGGTGTTTAACAAGAACGGAGTGATGAGGCTGGTTGAGAATCCTTACAACCAATCCGCCGGAGATTCTTCGGAATCTTCCTCCTCCGGTGGTAGCCAGCAGCAGAGGATGAGAAGGAAGATCCTTGTTCATCTTCCGACCAGCGAGGTTGTCTCTTCGTACGGATCACTTGAGAGGATCTTGAAGGGTCTTGGATGGGAGAGGTACTACTATGGAGACAACGCCGACCATCTCCTCCAATTCCATAAGAAAACATCCATCGATCTTATCTCTCTCCCACGAGACTTCTCAAAGTTTAACTCTATTCACATGTATGATATCGTCGTCAAGAACCCCAACGTCTTCCATGTCCGAGACATGTAG
- the LOC130508460 gene encoding protein SMALL AUXIN UP-REGULATED RNA 51-like, with translation MSSSDSTMEAKKSNKIREIVKLQQILKKWRKAAHASKQANNKIDDEENSSKLNRSGSGSASKGIKFLKRTLSFTDVTAVPKGYLAVSVGKEEKRYKIPMDYLSHQAFHALLREAEEEFGFQQAGVLKIPCEVAVFESILKIMEDNKSDAYLTTQECRFNATTEEVVSYRHPSDIPRTPSHQPHSPMCR, from the coding sequence atgTCTTCTTCTGATTCCACCATGGAAGCCAAGAAGTCAAACAAAATCAGAGAGATCGTAAAACTTCAACAGATTCTCAAGAAATGGCGAAAAGCAGCCCATGCATCAAAACAAGCCAACAACAAGATTGACGATGAAGAAAACAGCAGTAAACTCAACAGAAGTGGAAGTGGAAGTGCAAGCAAGGGCATCAAGTTTCTGAAGAGGACACTATCCTTCACAGATGTAACAGCTGTTCCTAAAGGCTACTTAGCTGTCTCTGTGGGTAAGGAGGAGAAGAGATACAAGATACCAATGGACTACCTTAGCCACCAAGCTTTCCACGCATTGTTGCGTGAAGCAGAAGAAGAGTTTGGGTTTCAACAAGCTGGTGTGTTGAAGATTCCTTGCGAAGTTGCTGTCTTCGAGAGCATTTTGAAGATAATGGAGGACAACAAGAGTGATGCGTACCTGACCACACAGGAGTGTAGGTTCAATGCAACGACTGAGGAAGTGGTAAGCTACCGTCATCCTTCGGATATCCCTAGGACTCCATCTCATCAACCTCACAGTCCGATGTGCAGAtaa
- the LOC108842301 gene encoding uncharacterized protein LOC108842301, translating into MEWKECYLDVILVPLGLMAYAAYHVYLWYKLRTQPLTTVIGTNARARRFWVASIIKDNEKKNILAVQTLRNCIMGSTLMATTSILLCAGLAAVVSSTYAVKKPLSEAVYGAHGEFMVALKYVTILIFFLFSFFSHSLSIRFINQVNILINTPFPPEELEEMIAMITPEEYVAELLERGFVLNTVGNRLFYAALPLMLWIFGPVLVFLCSVMMVPLLYNLDFFFFGKERREIDRKSSFGSV; encoded by the exons ATGGAGTGGAAAGAATGTTACTTAGATGTGATCTTAGTGCCGCTTGGGCTAATGGCATATGCAGCTTACCATGTTTACTTGTGGTACAAGTTACGTACACAGCCTCTCACCACCGTCATCGGTACTAACGCTAGAGCACGCCGTTTTTGGGTCGCTTCTATCATCAAG GACAACGAAAAGAAGAACATATTGGCAGTTCAGACGCTAAGAAACTGCATAATGGGATCGACTTTAATGGCCACAACGTCAATCCTCCTATGCGCGGGTCTAGCTGCGGTTGTAAGCAGCACTTATGCGGTAAAGAAGCCTCTAAGCGAAGCTGTTTACGGAGCTCACGGGGAGTTCATGGTGGCTCTTAAGTATGTAACAatcctcatcttcttcctcttctctttcttctctcactctctctcgaTCCGATTCATCAACCAAGTCAATATCCTCATCAACACTCCCTTTCCTCCCGAGGAGTTGGAGGAGATGATTGCCATGATAACGCCGGAGGAATACGTGGCGGAGTTGCTAGAGAGAGGGTTTGTTTTGAATACCGTGGGGAACCGGTTGTTCTATGCGGCGTTGCCTTTGATGCTTTGGATATTTGGACCAGTGCTTGTGTTCTTATGCTCGGTCATGATGGTGCCTCTTCTTTATAACCTCGATTTTTTCTTCTTcggaaaagaaagaagagaaatcGATAGAAAATCTAGTTTTGGATCTGTGTAG
- the LOC108839562 gene encoding uncharacterized protein LOC108839562: MSQGQWVARSGGKNVEVAKPKLRITVPRFDNTELIASYSRTLIGRCMNPHKQDMKILLFMLPRIWNVEGRVAGVDLGLGRFQFAFDLEEDITEVLKMEPFHFDYWMISLVRWRPVLEPNYPSKIIFWVRVLDIPLQFRAAETLQSVGEAIGVVQGPVDLVGGRECSMLTHEQARCPSLKKEEPVNVTGGAGEEGPGDGGSNVTSFKAAVVHGSKPQGDRRDKGKGIARQKQGPYRKEDAYHPYKEKFSRGYGEGSSFNGKHSGYGNRNMGPQQRSQVMNNGEGETLHKNPTKLMLDAFKGARQGSEMGAPPVVATNELGSGSKARKALFTETTEPVASMVLLEQVEKVVEEATVLKEPGEIDAEAKEVDEQMLHSQALDEANLMVEGVILSDTELLLEDGEELEDWEQGEIMDFAEEEEEATVENQEEVKQTDQVPGQIEMEEQMEGNVTEDKAMKKKGSKPEASAPGGPSKKRGVPGFVSPRKKLLALAAAKQGEKTKKAPIKPKHTAA, from the exons ATGTCTCAAGGTCAATGGGTTGCGAGGTCGGGAGGAAAGAATGTTGAGGTGGCAAAGCCAAAGTTGAGGATTACGGTTCCAAGGTTTGACAATACGGAGCTCATTGCGAGTTATTCCAGGACTTTGATTGGGAGGTGCATGAACCCTCACAAACAAGATATGAAGATCTTGTTGTTCATGCTCCCACGAATCTGGAATGTAGAGGGACGGGTAGCTGGTGTTGATCTCGGGCTTGGAAGATTCCAGTTTGCCTTTGATCTGGAGGAAGACATCACGGAGGTGCTCAAGATGGAACCGTTCCATTTTGATTATTGGATGATCTCCTTGGTGAGATGGAGGCCTGTGTTGGAGCCCAATTACCCATCAAAGATCATCTTCTGGGTCCGAGTTCTGGACATCCCGCTGCAGTTTCGTGCGGCTGAAACTCTCCAAAGCGTGGGAGAGGCTATTGGTGTGGTGCAGGGTCCAGTGGACCTCGTTGGAGGAAG AGAGTGCTCCATGCTCACACACGAGCAGGCTCGATGCCCCAGCCTGAAGAAGGAGGAACCTGTCAATGTTACTGGGGGAGCGGGTGAAGAAGGACCAGGAGATGGTGGATCAAATGTTACAAGTTTTAAGGCGGCGGTTGTTCATGGTTCTAAACCACAAGGAGATAGGAGAGATAAAGGTAAAGGCATTGCTCGTCAGAAGCAAGGGCCTTATAGGAAGGAAGATGCTTATCACCCTTACAAGGAAAAGTTTTCAAGAGGTTATGGTGAGGGGTCCTCTTTTAATGGCAAACATTCGGGTTACGGGAACAGGAATATGGGTCCACAACAGAGAAGTCAAGTTATGAATAATGGTGAAGGTGAGACTCTCCACAAGAATCCAACGAAGCTAATGCTTGATGCCTTTAAAGGGGCGAGACAGGGCTCAGAGATGGGGGCTCCTCCAGTGGTAGCCACGAACGAGTTGGGTTCTGGCTCTAAAGCACGTAAGGCTCTGTTTACTGAGACTACGGAACCAGTTGCCTCGATGGTGCTTCTGGAGCAGGTTGAGAAGGTTGTGGAGGAGGCAACGGTACTGAAGGAACCAGGGGAGATTGATGCGGAGGCAAAGGAAGTGGATGAACAGATGTTACACTCGCAGGCTCTGGATGAGGCAAATTTGATGGTGGAAGGTGTGATTCTGTCAGATACGGAGTTATTGCTGGAGGATGGTGAGGAATTAGAGGATTGGGAACAAGGAGAAATTATGGATTTcgctgaggaggaggaggaggcgacAGTTGAGAACCAAGAAGAGGTTAAACAAACTGATCAGGTTCCTGGCCAGATAGAAATGGAAGAGCAGATGGAGGGGAACGTGACTGAGGATAAGGcaatgaagaagaaaggaagcAAACCTGAAGCATCTGCGCCAGGAGGACCGTCCAAGAAACGTGGAGTACCAGGATTTGTCTCACCTCGCAAGAAGCTCTTGGCTCTGGCAGCAGCAAAGCAGGGAGAGAAAACAAAGAAGGCTCCCATAAAGCCGAAGCATACGGCTGCGTAA